One genomic segment of Streptomyces niveus includes these proteins:
- a CDS encoding class F sortase gives MKANGRRGVWTAAACGCGLASALILGIAVHDLRTPPPPVSAAGTVPPDSAPDRSSASGQAGMARSVPLTVTVPGLGLSAKLRPVGLTDRGEMPIPADPVTAGWLDSSAAPGENGTAVLAGHVDTPEGPAAFYELSGAKPGMSIEIRRTDGTTAHFTVDAVAVYPKDRFPDRVYATTTGPSLRLITCTGWDGETRTYRDNIVVYATFHATP, from the coding sequence ATGAAGGCGAACGGCCGCCGCGGCGTATGGACCGCGGCGGCCTGCGGGTGCGGGCTCGCAAGCGCCCTGATCCTCGGGATCGCCGTCCACGACCTGCGAACCCCGCCACCGCCCGTCAGCGCCGCCGGTACCGTCCCGCCCGACTCGGCGCCTGATCGCTCAAGCGCGTCCGGCCAGGCGGGAATGGCCCGGTCCGTGCCGCTCACGGTCACGGTTCCCGGCCTCGGTCTCTCGGCGAAGCTGCGACCGGTCGGTCTCACCGACCGCGGCGAGATGCCGATCCCCGCCGATCCCGTGACGGCGGGCTGGCTCGACTCCTCGGCGGCGCCCGGGGAGAACGGGACGGCAGTCCTGGCCGGACATGTCGACACACCAGAGGGCCCGGCCGCCTTCTACGAACTGAGCGGCGCCAAGCCCGGGATGAGTATCGAGATACGCCGTACCGACGGCACCACGGCCCACTTCACCGTCGATGCCGTCGCCGTCTACCCCAAGGACCGCTTCCCCGACCGCGTTTACGCGACCACCACCGGACCGAGCCTGCGCCTGATCACGTGCACGGGCTGGGACGGTGAGACGCGGACCTACCGCGACAACATAGTCGTCTACGCCACGTTCCACGCGACACCGTGA
- a CDS encoding DUF421 domain-containing protein, with protein MWHDMLTVQIPIVEKIIRTVAVYAIVVVLFRLSGKRGLAGVNTFDVVVIFLLSNVVQNAVIGPDNSLLGGLVGAVTLVVVNAAVTRWLARDPRAARLLEGTATVVVAKGELQQRALRRLALRPSEIEHAVRLQNGDGISDIAEGRLEPDGQLILTLKTAQQDATRGDIEALRTQLASIEDLLTVLAGRHRDGTGKGS; from the coding sequence GTGTGGCACGACATGCTGACCGTTCAGATTCCGATCGTGGAGAAGATCATCCGCACGGTCGCGGTCTACGCCATCGTCGTGGTTCTGTTCCGGCTGTCCGGGAAACGCGGTCTCGCGGGCGTGAACACCTTCGACGTCGTGGTGATCTTCCTGCTGTCGAACGTGGTGCAGAACGCGGTCATCGGTCCGGACAACAGCCTTCTCGGCGGACTGGTCGGAGCCGTCACGCTGGTGGTCGTCAACGCCGCGGTGACCCGGTGGCTGGCTCGCGACCCACGGGCCGCGAGGCTGCTCGAAGGTACGGCCACCGTCGTCGTGGCGAAGGGCGAACTGCAACAGCGGGCTCTACGGCGCCTGGCCCTGCGGCCCTCCGAGATCGAGCACGCGGTCCGTCTCCAGAACGGCGACGGCATCAGCGACATCGCCGAGGGCCGGCTCGAACCGGACGGGCAGTTGATCCTCACCCTCAAGACGGCACAGCAGGACGCCACCCGCGGTGACATCGAGGCGTTGCGGACCCAACTCGCCTCGATCGAGGATCTGCTGACAGTCCTCGCCGGCCGCCACCGAGACGGCACAGGTAAAGGATCATGA